The genomic region TGGTTGGAGAACTGGATGAGCAGCGTGATAAGGATGGAAGCGCAGAAAAAGATCCCGAACTGTTTTTTATCCTCTTCCGATGCAAGCAAGCCAAGGACCGTGCAGACAATCCCGGTAAGCACGCAGAGGACAAACAACCCAGCCCAGAGATTCTGAAGACCGCAGACGATCGCAAGCGGCACGCCGGTGCAGACAATGTAAAATCCCCGGTCGCGCCAGGTACGGGTGAACAGGAGTACCCCGAGAAGAACGGCAGTGAGCGTCCCTGTCAGGTACCAGACCTGCAAACCCAGGGCCAGGGTTGTACAAAAAACCCCGACCGCGAGCAGGATAAATAACCGGTATTCCGGCAGGATCCGGTTCATGTCGGGGCTCCTGCGCCATCGGCGCCTGCGGATTCCGGCCCGGCCCCGGCTTCATCGGGCGGGGTGTAGATCATCCGGGTATGGACCGTGATGTTTCTTGCCCGCAGCGGACGCACAATGTGCCGGATATGGCTGGTGTCCCCGCATTCGAGCGAGAAGAGGTACACTTCGGAGAAGGTAACCTGGGCAAGGGCACGGCCAACCTGCCCGGTGAAGGCCGGGTTTCGCATGTTCTCAAGAATGCTCTCGTACCGGTCCTGCAGGTGTTCGAAAAAGGATATTGTCACAGGATCCGTTTCATCGGGCAGATTATTTTCAATAACCCGGATATGAGCCCGGAGATCCGACCGGTCCGGTGTATGATAGAAATGAACCGGCCGTTCGGCGGGATGCATCCATTCGCGGAGATCATTGAGACACCGGGGAAGGTTCCGCTCCTCCCGGATCAGGTGGATGATGTTGGGCCCCGAGATCATGAGTACGGAGACCTGCTGGTAGGTCTGGATCGTGTGGCGTACCATGCCGGTAACTTCCGAGATCATCAGGTTGAAGGCTTTTTCCGGGTATGGCGAACCGTTCCAGGGAATATCCACAATCACGAGCGGGGGATGGCTCATGGGTGCCGTGTATTTACGGATAACCAGTTTCTCGTATTTCGCAGAAACTTTCCAGTCCACGTGACGCAGGTCGTCTCCGACGATATAATCCCGCAGGGAGTGAACATCCGCACCACTCCAGGTACTGGTCTTCCTCAGGTCCAGCATCCCGTCCATCAGGTCGGAGTTGGGCGGTGCAAACAGTCCTGTTGGCTGGACAAGAATCAGGGGTTCACAATCGATCTTCCGGGACAGGGTCATGGTATCTTCAAAAAAGAGATTCCTCAGATCAACCTGTAACCCGGAAAACGGGTGCGATCCATGGATGACCGGAACGATCGTGTAGTTGAACGTGCAGCTCTGCACTGCCGGATCCGTCCAGGCCGTGATCTCAGTTACGCCATTGACAAAATTTGTCTGGGATGGGTACAGGTCGGAAATCTTCACCTGCATCCGCGGTGGAACCTGGAATGCTATTGTGGTTGTTACGTCGACCGCCATACCCCTCCGCACCTGGTTGCGGCTCAGGGTCCGGTGAAATTCGATCGAACTCACCATCTCCCGCATGCGATACCCGAACAGGATGTATTGTCCTGCGATGCCGGTAAGAAGGATCGTTGCTGCAAGAAGAATTGAGAGGTCATCCAGGACAAGCGAGACCGATACAAGTACGAGACACAGTAAGGTTATTCCCTGGGTACAGCGTCGCATCTGCACAGATCAGAGCACCTCGACTTTTGAGAGGATCTCATCCAGCACCTGCCCCCGGGTGATCCCTTCCACCTGGGCGTCCCGGTTGAGAATGATGCGGTGGGCAAGCGTTGGCTGGGCGATCTGCTTGATGTCGTCGGGGATCACGTACGTGCGGTTATTGAGGGCCGCCATGGTCTTGCCACCGCTGACAAGGGCAAGCGAGGCACGGGTGGATCCGCCCAGCTCGACATCCGGGTGGGTCCGGGTTGCAACAATCAGGTCGCAGATATACTGGAGGACCGGCTCCTCGATGGCAATCTGCCGTACGATCTTGATATGGTGCTTGATTACCTGCGGGGAGAGGAGGGGGGTGATGGATTGCGAGAAAGTATCCCAGTGGAGCTGGCCTGCGTTTGCCCTCCTTATGATACTGAGTTCATCCTCGGCACTCAGATAATCCGACCGGATACTCAGCATGAACCGGTCCCGCTGCACTTCGATCAGGGGGAATGTGCCTTCGAATTCATGGGGGTTCTGGGTGGCGATCACGAAGAACGGAGATTGCATGGGGAGCGTGATACCGTCGAGCGTAACCTGCCGCTCGCTCATGGCCTCGATGAATGCGCTCTGGGCCTTGGGATTGATACGGTTGATTTCATCCACGAGAAGGAAATTGGTAAAAACTGGTCCTTTCCTCAGGACGAATTCTTTTTTATGGGTATCGTAGATCCGCACCCCGAGCATATCGGCAGGCTGGATATCCACTGCACCCTGGATACGGTTGAACCCGCAGCCGGTGATCTGGGCAATGGATTTTGCAATCGTGGTCTTTGCGGTACCCGGCACGCCTTCGACAAGAATGTGCCCTTCATTCAGGAGCGAGATGAGGATCAGGTCGATGATCTGCTGGTTTCCCACGATAAACGTATTGAGTTTCTCATGGATCTCGGAAGAAATACGGGATATGTCCGCAACTTCTTTTTTCAGTTCCGACACTGAAAGGCGTGGTATCTCCGGTGCATCTGCGGTCTCCTTTGTCTCTCCTTTTCCATCCCGCGCAGACATGCGGGTGATATCGGCTATTGTCTTATCGAGCTCGGTATTACTCATCCTTTCACCTAAAATATCCTCTTTTTCCAGGTCCATGCCAGGGCGAACACGAGCAGGCCCAATAAACTAATTTCTATAATAATCGTTGTTCGTATAACATGAAGAATTTCGCTGATACCGCTTGCATCCGCAGTCCGGGAATTCATCTGGTCGACCAGGACCGGGCCGTCGCTTTTGAGCACGCCGCGTATCAGTTCACGGTCGTCGCTGTTCTCGGGCTGGGTGTACATCGAGTTGATCAGGATGCTTGGGTCTGAAAGGACGATTATCTTCCCGCTTCCCATGGCCTCGGACGACATGACCGGGAATGTTCCCATATCCTCGACCGTGTTGAGCCGGCGATCCCCGTTTGCATCGATCCAGCTCATGACCGATGTCAGCATCAGGGGCGTACCCCCATCAAGCGCAGCGGGCCGGTCCAGTGCAATGCTTGCCGGAAGGTCTCCGGCAGTGGCGTTGCCGGATTCCCGGTATGCAACCACCATGTACGAATTCAGGTACCTCTGGTCCAGGCTCGAGAGGTTCCCGGGAAGGATCGAGATGTGGCTCTCAAGACCTTTGAGGATCTCGTTTCCTGTCCCGAAATCATCGGCAAGGATGAGCGTGTTTCCCCGGCTGACAAATGACCTGTACGCAAGAATGGCCGCAGGTGCCGGGTGATTCTTTGGCGCAATTATCAGAAGCGTGCTGTTTTTCGGGCTTTGGGCAAGCGCGCCCGGCTCATAGACATATGCTATGCGGTGCCGGTCGAGATCGGAGAAGAACGAAGAGGTGCCGTTCCAGCCGGTGTTGTACCGGGAGAACTCCAGGTTGTTCGTAGAAAGATGCAGCACAAGCACGAATGCACTGGCAAGCAGTACAAGCCCGATAATCCAGAATGCGGCCCTAATGGTTCTCCCCTCCGGTCTGTTCGTCCGTGAGCTCGGCTGCGGTCTCGAATACGGTCCGGTCTTTTTCCGCATGCTGCCTGCCGTACCGGACCCGCTCGTACGCGGCAGTGAACCGGGCAAAGGTTCCGCAATAGGCTTTGCCTTTGCAGGTCCGTGCCATCTCCCGGGGAGTCAGGGCCTGGTGCTTCCGGATGCGGAGATCCCGGGCAACCCGGCCGGCCAGCTGCTGGTACACTACCCGGGAGGCTGCGCTCAGGCCGTGTTCGCTGAGTATCCGCTTGTAGTACATGATTATGGTCTCGTCGTTGTAGGCCGGGATATCCGATTGGATGCCCTCATCCGGGGCCGTTTCATCCATCCCGGCCGGAGCCGGATCCGGTGTGGTTCTGAAAATACTCCTACGGACATAGTCCAGGATATGGGTCTTTTGCCGGGATATCCGGCGGTAATAGAAGAGCCCCGCCCCCAGGAACAAAAGGAGGATAACGATACCGACAATGACCAGCGTGATGAGCCGGTAATCCATATCAACGCCCGGGATGATCGATATATCCACTCGTACCGGGTCGCTCTCTGAAGGGTAGATCGGATAATCATCGCCGGTAAACCGGGCAACGATCGTATGACTGCCGGGCGGGAGCTGGATGGTTTTCTTATACAGTCCTTTTGCATCGGTCTTGGTGATGAGTACCTGGCTGCTATCCCATTCGAGCCGGACCGATGCCGACCTGACCGGCAGGTTTGCAAAAACCGATCCATTGCAGACAACATTCCCATCGCTGTCCGGCCTACTTACCTGCAGGGTTGTCACCGAATCGACCGGGATCGCAGTCAGGGTCCGGTTTACCGACCGGGACGTGGGCGACCGGGCATAGATGATGTTGGGTCCGATAAGGGCCCGCTCGATTGGAACTTTCACATTATAATAGCCGAAGACATCGGTGGTGGTCTGGACAAGCGGGATCTCTTCTGAGTAAATGGTGATGGGGATCCCCGCTGCCCGGACGGTATTGTTTCCCTTGAGTGTCAGGGAAATGCCCTGGTATTCGATGATATCCCGGTATCTCCCGGAGTCCGGCCGGAGGAAGAGCGATATCCGGTCTTCCCCCGGGATGAGCTTCGTATCGACAGCAATCTGCCGGGACGCCTGCGGCTGTTCGATCTCCTTTATGATCGCGTCGACATACTTCTGGCTCTCCTCTGCTTTTGTTACATTGAGGCCCAGTTTTTTGCCGTTCTTTATGACACTTTCGGTTGCATTCCGGTACTTTCCGCTCATCCCCTGGACTTTTTTGCGGAGTTCGTCGCCCTGCAGCCGGATCGTGGTGAGCATATCCTCGTTGTTCTGCTCATGGTACTGGACTTCCATGGCCTGCAGGGTGTCGAGGGAGACGGAGGTGTTGAAGAGGGACTCCAGGATCTGCTTCTGGAGCGCCGTGTCCCTCTCCAGCTCCTGGATCTCGCTCTCGTTCATATCGAGCTTGACTACCAGGTTCTTGATCGACTGGTGGCTTTTCCCGAACCGTTCGAGTTCACGCCGGGCCTGGTCGATATCGTGGATCCGGATATTCAGGGAGACCGGGCCGGTGAAATCGATGAAGTCCTGGAGTTCCGGATCGATGTCCGTTGTACTGTTGAGCGACTGCTGCCGCAGGGCTTCGGCATTCTCGTGGAACCGGGAGGCAAAATTGTCCCTGTCCAGGGAATAGAGGAGGGGATTTGTATGGGTCAGGGCAAGCGCTATGAGAATTCCGGCAATCATGAGGGCGATGATGGCAAAGCAGGCTCTCTTCTTCATTTGTACAATATCTCCAGGACTTTCCGGATAACGATGATGCCGAAGACAACAATGCCGGCTGCTACAACATATTTGATATAGCGCAGGTACGGGGGAAGCGAGAACCGGGTGTCCGCAAGCTCAACGATGACGAGAAGACCGATCAGCCAGAGCACAAAAAAAATTTCCAGGTCGATCCGGTATGCAAGCACCATAAAGAGGCTGATGACGATGAGCCAGATGGTAATTATCGTGATTGCAAGGTTCTTCTTCTTCACGCAGATTCCGCTTAATTAATTGGAATCCTGTCTATAGGTAATTTTCTTTTTTTTATATACGGGCCTGATGCAACTTTTTTTATACAATCCCCTGCGGGGTATACCGGATGTACCTGCGCATTCGGAATACCTTCCCCGGTCGTACGCTCTTCCTGTTTCGTACCGGCTTTACGACCTGCGGATAAAGACTATCAGCAGGCCGGCAAGAATTACTGCCAGCCCGGCGCTGGCCGGATAGAAGATATCCCGGATCCCGCCAGGAATGGCAAAGGGCGATCTCTGCGACTGCAGCTGTTCCATCATATCCGGATCCCGGGGGAACCTGCTCCGGAATGCATCTACTGCCGGGGAGAGATTGACCGAGACGAGCAGCGATCCATTGCTGTCGTCAACCAGGTCCACGGAGTGGATGTCCTTATGGTATGGAATGATGAGCGGCAGGTCGATGTCGTCGCCCGTCATGCCTGTTTCAAGAGCCGGGTCTTCTGTCATCTCGTGATGTTTCAGTTCATTCCGGAAGCCGTACTGTTCGAGCTGAATTCGCGGATCCCAGACCTTGTAAGACATGAGCGCTGAACCATTGTGCGCTCTTATCGTGACCGTGAAATTCCCGTTCTGGTACCCGGGATTGGGGGGAGGGCCATAGCGGATATCAGCCGATTCCAGAAATGCGTGATCTTCGCCTATTCCAAGGAGGATTATGAAGATCTTGCACATGTCGTCGTCAGAATGGGTAAGATTGCCGTGGGAATGAGCTGCATGGGCATCTTCTATTAAGGTGTTCCAGGTTTCCGTGCTGTTTTGCGCAGGGGGGGCCGGGGTCTCCGTGACCATGACGTGCGGGGAATCCTGTTCCATATCCATGGTGTGGGCGGTTGAAAACCCGCAAGCAATGCAGAGGAAACAAAGGACACCTGCGAGAATGGCACGGTCTCTCATAGGTTCCACCGGTTGATGTTATCCAGCATATAGTGGACGTGAAGGGTTGACGCATTTCCCAGTTTTCCCTTAATAATATAGGTGCCCATCATATCCGGTTCCGGGTCGATTCGCCAGTAACTTTTCAGGCATGCCGGGGAAGTCCCGCTTCTGGCTGCGGTCGAGATCTGGCGGCAGAATGCCGGATTCCAGTTGTTTTTCCTGGCTGCAAGGACGCAGTCGGACTGGCTGCTCCAGACATTGGGATTGGGATCGTTCTGGGTATAGTAGGTTTCCCCGCAATAGGTGTCGATCAGGCCGAATATTGCATGCCCGGCCTCATGCATGAAGACCCAGCCGGAATCGGCCGGGGCCTTGAACCAGGAATGGATCCCCGGTCCCATGCTGCTCGAGCAGCCGTTCGGCTCGCAGGGGGGGCCCAAATATACTCCTTTGTATGTGGGGTATACGATAACTGCCACATCGGTAAAGGGCGCTTCTTCCCAGAAATCCTCCGGAATGGTCCCGGCACAACCGGCAAAGGCATCGGCAAAGTCGCCCGGATCCGAATAATAATAAAAATTGAAACGCTTCGTGGCATCTTCCGGCAGGCAGGTCTGGTTCAGGGTCAGGGTATTCATGACCAGGATCCGTTTCTCGATGAGCGTGTTCACATCATTGCGGAAATTCTCTTCATTTTTTGTATAGTAGTCCGTAGTTATCTTCTCTTTTTTCGTGCAGTCATACATGGTTTTTGAAGGAACAAAGACAATGTCCATCCGTTCCTCAACAGGGCCGTGATTCCCGATGGGAATGATTTTTGCCGGGTGCAGTGCTATGACCGCTTCCTTATATTCGGGGATATGGACGGTTGTTATGTTCTCCATATATCCCCGGTTCAGCGCCCGCAGGGTATGGTCTCCTGCGGAAAGGGAGGAAAGCACAAGGAGGCCTTCTTTTCCGGCAGTGTCCCCGGCATATCCTCCGTCAAGATAGATCCTTGTTCCGGGAATACCTGCGCCGGTGTCGATATTTTTGCAGCTAACAGCCAGGTTCGAGGTCATGAGATCCCCCACCGGGTGCAGTCCTTCCGGAGCATCTGCCGTGGCAGCGGCTGCCGGGATAACCACAAGACTGAAGAGAATGAAAAGAAGGCAAAGAACAATCCTAGAGCCGTTCCAAAAAACGGTATTCTGATCTGGAATGAGTTTCACTGTAGTCCCCCGAAAAAATTTCCCTTTTCCCGCGTGTGTTATTGCGGAAAGCAGGGTCCGGTTATTTTATTAACGCGTTGATATCTCACAATTATATATATAAACCGCGCGATCTATCTGGCATTCACACTTGTTATGAAAAAGATTCTCTCCCAGCCGGTTTTACGGGATGTTTCGGATATGGGAAAACATGGTTGAGAGCCCGTGATGCACGAAGAAATGGCCTGCTGCCACATGATAACGATGAAGTAAGATACGATGAACAATCCGCCAGTGCATGGCGGGGTGTGCTCAGGCAATCCTTTCTTTTTTTGGTTTTTTTGCATCAGTCGGGTTTTTGTACGATGCTCGTGACAGGACATGCATTCCAGGTTCTTTTCTTCCCGTTACGGCATGGTCTTTACAATATGCTGATTCTGTGATCAAAGGCATATGACTGAATCCCGGGGGTTATTGTCAAATGATTTCCTGCGTTTTTTCAGGATCCTTCTTTTGAATGTTCTCCTGGCCGTTAACGTAATTCACTCCCCGACAAAAAAACACAACAATTGAATAATATGAAACAGGATATAATTTTATGGAAAAAATTCAGATTCAGTTCAAGGAATCTGACTATAAAGTCTATTACGAATATTGTGAACGCTATTACCAGATTCACGATATCACCCGGAAAAAATCCATCCTGACCTTCCTGGATCTCTTCAGCAAAGGCGTTTTACCGGTCGGCGAGCAGGATATCTCCCAGGTCATCCTCCTTTTAAACCAGAAGTGCGAGGAATTAAAGAAGACCACATATGATTCCCGCAGCAATGGCGACAGTGCGACAAACCTCCAGCTGGAATCTTGTGCAGATATCCTCCATTTCAGCAAAGACCTGGAGAAGATGTACCGGCTTTTTGTCAAGCAGGGCCTTGTTGCAAACTACCTGCTCATCATCGGTACCTTCTCCAAAGTTACCGAGAACGCGAAGAACTCCCCCATCAATGTGATGTACAATCTTGACAACGAGACGGTCGAGCAGCTGGCTGTTCCTCTTGTCGACCTGATACGGAACCGGCTGGGAACCGATCGCGAGTGGCGCTCGGTCCTCCGCGAGCTCAACATCATCGCAGCCCGGTACAACCGGGTTGCAACCGGCCCGAAGTTCGACCTGGACACCATCAAGCTCGTTGCCCCTGCAGTTGTCTACCATTTCAACAAGGATGTGAAGACGAGCGAGATCCTTGCAGCGGTTCCTTCCTATTTCGATGAGTGCGAGCTCGATGAATTCGAGACTCTCCTCAACAAGACGTCAGTCTATCTCCAGGACGAGCTGGATGCCGATATCGACTGGGAAACCATTGCCGGACCCCTCAAAGGTATTGCGGCAAAAGTGGAAGAGCAGCGGGAAGAATGGAACAAGGAACGCTCGAAACTTGCAGATCATTACACGCAGGAAGTTTCCGGCGATGCGTCTGCTGGTGTAATCTCCCCGGCGTTCCCCGGTCTCTCCCGGGAAAAAGTACGGAAGGTCTTCGATATCGGCATGAGCCCGGAGGGAACGACCTTCGTGAACTCCCCGTTAACCGCAACCCCTGTTCCTGAAGCGGAACCGGCGAAATCCACGCTCGTTCCCTTAAAACCCTATATCCCGATGATCGTTGGTTTTGCCGTCATCGTGCTGTTCATCCTTGGAAGTGTCATCCTCTCGGGCGCCTGGAATCCTCTTGCAGGAAATACTACACAGAATGCCACCTATCCCAACGGGACCGTAATTAAAGTAACCACTACAACGGCAAAACCGGGAACTACAACCGCCGCACCTGCTGCGACAACCGCAAAACCGGGTGCAACCACTGCTGCAGCTGCGGCTACAACCGCAAAACCAGCAACACCAATCAGTTATTCATCGGCAGAAATCGGTACCCACCTTCTTGAAATCGCATTTGGTCCCGACAATAACATCATCCAGAAACCCACAAAGGATCTCCTGGCCATTTCTTTCCGGGGAGCCAACAAGGACAGCGATATTGCGGTTGTCAAGAACTTTGTCGACCAGTTCAACAATTATTCTACCACTACCAAATTCTCTACCAACATCGATACCAACAGCCAGTCAGCAGATATCACATTGAATTTCTTACCGGAATCTGCACTGCGCCAGCTGAATGTTGATGATAAAACAATTATCGTTAAGGATCTTCAGACAGGGACGTACTATTTCGTCCGGACCAATACCAACACGTTTGGGACGTCTATCCAGGAGACCTACATAAATTCCGATCTGACCGGGAATGCCCGGGCCCGCTGGATCTTACGTGCCATTCTTTATAATCTGGGATTCAAGGGGGAGACCGCAAAATATTCTGACAGCCTGTTTTACTCCGGTTCAACGGATGCCAAACAACCGAGTGCGATTGATCTCAAAGCCATACAGTTGATGTTCGGTAAAAAGGTTACCAATGGCATGACGAAAACCAATATAAAAGACCTGTACTGATTTCTTCTCTTTTTTTACTAGATCTTGACTTCTTTTCCTGTATTCGTAAGAGTTTTTTTTTCAGCAGGATTGAAAAAGAAGAAAATTATCCTTTTTGAATGTCTCTCTGCCAGCGCCAGAGCAGCCATGCAGCCAGAGCAAAAATAATTCCTCCGATGATCACCTCTTCCGGCCTGCTCCACCCGATCCAGGGTATTTTGTGCTGTCCGATTCCCCATCCAATCAGGATTCCTGAGATGGCACAGAGCAGGATGGCGGATGCTGTGAAGACGAGAGCAGAGGATTTTTTATTCATTGCAATAAATTCTGCAAAATAATGGTAGAAAATGGCTATGAGAACAATGCCGGTAATGATGAATGCAAGCCCGAGATCAAACGAGTTCTGGATCTCTCCCGCTAGCAACACCCAGATATAATTGTCAGCCAGGCCCCCTTTGAATGGTCCCAGGAACGGGTAATACCAGTTCGAAGGCATGATCCACATCATATCGAGAACCTGGTGGGAGAATAGGCCGATGCCAAGCGCAAGAACGGACGGGTCCTGCATCCGTTTCCAGAAAAAAATGCCGAGTGCCAGGATAATGATTGCGATCAACAGGGTATGGGTGAAGATGCGGCCGTCGCCGATTGTTGTGGGAAAGATGACGAGCCCCAGGGGCTTGTCGATAAGATCCGGAAGTATTGAGCCGATAGCACACGGCAGGACCCAGCGGCGATCGTTAAGGAGATCCGCGATAAGGAACCCGATGATGATGCCGGTGAGCAGGTGGAAGAAGAAGAACATGGGCTAACCTGAACTGTATGCTATTGCTCTGTTAAAAATGATCCGGGTATTTCCGGTTTTACCTCCATCTTTTCTGCTCTCCTGATTTTCTTTGCAGTAACTCCCTGCGCCTGCCGTATCATTTATACAATTTTTCCCATGCCCTGGCCGGAATATCATGTCACTTCCCCACCGGGAAATCCTGAGTACATCGGCATTCTGGTAAAAATCCGATTATGGTTTGCCGGAAAGAAACCCTTATCAAATAGAACGATTATTATAAAATACAAAATTTACCGTCAAGTATATTCTTTCTTCGTGGGTTTCACCATGATACCGCAACCACTCAAGGAAAATTCCACTCCCCTCCGGAGAATCGATTCCACCATCATAGGTCTCCCTTCGGCAAACGCCCTCCGCCAGGATCAGTTCCCGGGTGTCCGGATGGGATCGGATCCGGCAATCGGGGAGCACTGTATCATCTTCGGGAATGTCTTTATCGGCAACCGGTTCCGGTGCGGCACGGAAGTTCTCATCCGGGACAATGTTTCGATTGGCGATAATGTCACGATAAACAACCGGTCCTGTATCGATACCAATGTGACGATCGCAAACGATGTCACGATTGGGGAGGAAGTCTGGATCCCGGCTTTGACAACAATCGGGAACTTTGTTGTCATAAACAACGGGGTCCGGTTTATCGATCTTCCGGCACCTGCCAAAAAAACCGCCCGGAAATCCCGTGGGG from uncultured Methanoregula sp. harbors:
- a CDS encoding DUF4129 domain-containing protein gives rise to the protein MKKRACFAIIALMIAGILIALALTHTNPLLYSLDRDNFASRFHENAEALRQQSLNSTTDIDPELQDFIDFTGPVSLNIRIHDIDQARRELERFGKSHQSIKNLVVKLDMNESEIQELERDTALQKQILESLFNTSVSLDTLQAMEVQYHEQNNEDMLTTIRLQGDELRKKVQGMSGKYRNATESVIKNGKKLGLNVTKAEESQKYVDAIIKEIEQPQASRQIAVDTKLIPGEDRISLFLRPDSGRYRDIIEYQGISLTLKGNNTVRAAGIPITIYSEEIPLVQTTTDVFGYYNVKVPIERALIGPNIIYARSPTSRSVNRTLTAIPVDSVTTLQVSRPDSDGNVVCNGSVFANLPVRSASVRLEWDSSQVLITKTDAKGLYKKTIQLPPGSHTIVARFTGDDYPIYPSESDPVRVDISIIPGVDMDYRLITLVIVGIVILLLFLGAGLFYYRRISRQKTHILDYVRRSIFRTTPDPAPAGMDETAPDEGIQSDIPAYNDETIIMYYKRILSEHGLSAASRVVYQQLAGRVARDLRIRKHQALTPREMARTCKGKAYCGTFARFTAAYERVRYGRQHAEKDRTVFETAAELTDEQTGGENH
- a CDS encoding DUF4350 domain-containing protein, which translates into the protein MLVLHLSTNNLEFSRYNTGWNGTSSFFSDLDRHRIAYVYEPGALAQSPKNSTLLIIAPKNHPAPAAILAYRSFVSRGNTLILADDFGTGNEILKGLESHISILPGNLSSLDQRYLNSYMVVAYRESGNATAGDLPASIALDRPAALDGGTPLMLTSVMSWIDANGDRRLNTVEDMGTFPVMSSEAMGSGKIIVLSDPSILINSMYTQPENSDDRELIRGVLKSDGPVLVDQMNSRTADASGISEILHVIRTTIIIEISLLGLLVFALAWTWKKRIF
- a CDS encoding MoxR family ATPase; the encoded protein is MSNTELDKTIADITRMSARDGKGETKETADAPEIPRLSVSELKKEVADISRISSEIHEKLNTFIVGNQQIIDLILISLLNEGHILVEGVPGTAKTTIAKSIAQITGCGFNRIQGAVDIQPADMLGVRIYDTHKKEFVLRKGPVFTNFLLVDEINRINPKAQSAFIEAMSERQVTLDGITLPMQSPFFVIATQNPHEFEGTFPLIEVQRDRFMLSIRSDYLSAEDELSIIRRANAGQLHWDTFSQSITPLLSPQVIKHHIKIVRQIAIEEPVLQYICDLIVATRTHPDVELGGSTRASLALVSGGKTMAALNNRTYVIPDDIKQIAQPTLAHRIILNRDAQVEGITRGQVLDEILSKVEVL
- a CDS encoding metal-dependent hydrolase, yielding MFFFFHLLTGIIIGFLIADLLNDRRWVLPCAIGSILPDLIDKPLGLVIFPTTIGDGRIFTHTLLIAIIILALGIFFWKRMQDPSVLALGIGLFSHQVLDMMWIMPSNWYYPFLGPFKGGLADNYIWVLLAGEIQNSFDLGLAFIITGIVLIAIFYHYFAEFIAMNKKSSALVFTASAILLCAISGILIGWGIGQHKIPWIGWSRPEEVIIGGIIFALAAWLLWRWQRDIQKG
- a CDS encoding DUF58 domain-containing protein, translating into MRRCTQGITLLCLVLVSVSLVLDDLSILLAATILLTGIAGQYILFGYRMREMVSSIEFHRTLSRNQVRRGMAVDVTTTIAFQVPPRMQVKISDLYPSQTNFVNGVTEITAWTDPAVQSCTFNYTIVPVIHGSHPFSGLQVDLRNLFFEDTMTLSRKIDCEPLILVQPTGLFAPPNSDLMDGMLDLRKTSTWSGADVHSLRDYIVGDDLRHVDWKVSAKYEKLVIRKYTAPMSHPPLVIVDIPWNGSPYPEKAFNLMISEVTGMVRHTIQTYQQVSVLMISGPNIIHLIREERNLPRCLNDLREWMHPAERPVHFYHTPDRSDLRAHIRVIENNLPDETDPVTISFFEHLQDRYESILENMRNPAFTGQVGRALAQVTFSEVYLFSLECGDTSHIRHIVRPLRARNITVHTRMIYTPPDEAGAGPESAGADGAGAPT